The following coding sequences lie in one Trichoderma breve strain T069 chromosome 1, whole genome shotgun sequence genomic window:
- a CDS encoding fungal zn(2)-Cys(6) binuclear cluster domain-containing protein: MVNVAGRSRGCATCRKRRVKCDETLPACLRCLNMGLKCPGALTDTFFVHAVPSASLRDSSDALTIIKVKHEPSPQISAVNLHLSQLPRSQPSPAGAFDQLFVSHFIDGFFGSVRPPLPIPGGSSRIWLHELPDFLASPSPSPVQSSIRAASMLSYGTAVGDASIKTEACRWYMRALQSLRLLLGSSSPETSVCAAVMLTHFETLAGTSPRAWLKHIKGAASLLEAQGPERCQSGFLHQIFSHLRLQTFVASMAENELHPFASPEWMTIPFKVHPKLIFDKLVDILFAVERCLSVASRLITSTADKAHQLKHKLDILIQDTRLQIHQWRLEGLLYAFGQEQQEQERPNPILDADLDASDPSHFMLPYTDIPSAALITLYDTANIIVLRLLCLVSPTASSYISRIQHHTQSILFAHAMTSAAPSAVPGRSSIMIVQQLKTVALWSPSSRQRVVAVEILEGQTSQNKGFADISSPSHEYFADVAAHILDHYPVE; this comes from the exons ATGGTCAATGTCGCCGGGAGGAGTAGAGGCTGCGCGACGTGTCGGAAGCGTAGAGTAAAG TGTGATGAGACTCTCCCAGCGTGTCTGCGATGCCTCAACATGGGCTTAAAATGTCCCGGAGCTCTCACAGACACCTTCTTCGTTCATGCAGTCCCCAGCGCTTCGTTGCGTGATTCATCTGATGCTCTCACAATCATCAAGGTGAAGCATGAGCCATCGCCACAAATCAGCGCCGTCAACCTTCATCTCTCGCAGCTGCCAAGGTCACAGCCGTCCCCAGCCGGTGCATTTGATCAGCTCTTCGTCTCTCACTTCATCGACGGTTTCTTTGGGTCCGTAAGACCACCTCTACCTATACCAGGAGGTAGCTCTAGGATTTGGTTGCACGAGCTCCCCGATTTCCTcgcctctccgtctccatctcccgTTCAAAGCTCCATCCGCGCTGCGTCAATGCTCAGCTATGGCACCGCTGTGGGAGATGCGTCTATCAAGACCGAAGCCTGCCGATGGTACATGAGGGCGCTGCAGAGCCTGCGACTCTTGCTGGGgtcatcatctccagagaCTTCTGTATGCGCAGCCGTCATGCTCACCCACTTTGAGACGTTGGCGGGCACTAGTCCCAGGGCTTGGCTCAAGCACATCAAAGGCGCGGCTTCGTTGCTGGAAGCGCAGGGACCTGAACGCTGCCAAAGCGGATTCTTGCATCAGATATTCAGCCATCTGCGGCTTCAAACG TTTGTAGCGTCAATGGCCGAGAATGAGCTTCACCCCTTTGCCTCGCCAGAATGGATGACAATTCCTTTCAAGGTCCACCCAAAACTGATTTTCGACAAGCTTGTTGACATTCTCTTTGCTGTTGAAAGATGCTTGTCAGTCGCAAGCCGTCTAATCACATCCACAGCCGACAAAGCACACCAGCTGAAGCACAAACTCGACATTCTCATCCAGGATACACGGCTCCAGATCCACCAATGGCGATTGGAGGGACTCCTATACGCTTTTGGGCAggaacaacaagaacaagagaggCCAAATCCTATCCTTGATGCTGATCTCGATGCATCTGATCCAAGTCACTTCATGCTGCCATATACCGACATTCCATCAGCGGCATTAATCACGCTCTACGATACGGCCAACATCATCGTGCTGCGTCTATTGTGCCTTGTTTCTCCCACAGCATCCTCGTATATCTCACGAATCCAACATCATACGCAGTCAATCTTATTCGCACACGCAATGACGAGTGCAGCACCTAGCGCTGTACCGGGCCGAAGTTCTATCATGATAgtccagcagctgaagaCTGTTGCCTTGTGGAGTCCTTCTTCGCGGCAAAGGGTAGTGGCTGTGGAGATCCTAGAGGGGCAGACCAGTCAAAACAAAGGCTTTGCCGACATATCTTCGCCGTCTCACGAATATTTTGCCGATGTGGCGGCTCATATTCTCGACCATTACCCCGTTGAATGA